ACGGCAGCGTGGTAATCACGGCTGAATTCCATGCGCATACGATTGGCGATGATGGTGCAAACCGTTGCAGTTTGATGGCCCAGCATTCCGCCCAGTCCATACAAGGCTGAGGTCTCCATTTCGAAGTTGGTAATGCGGTAACCGCGGTGCGCAAAGCTGCTCAGTTGTTCGTTGAGCCGGGGCAGTCGCGTGGGTATACGGAGCATTCGCCCTTGCGGACCATAAAACCCGCATGCCGTGGCGGTAATGCCGTGGTTCATTTCGGGGCCGTCAATGCGCTCAAAGAGGTTTTTGCCCGCTGCCGCCACGTAGGGAGATCCCATGTCCTGCGGCCAGTTTGCGTGCCCGAGAAAAGCGTTTCGTAACTCCATTTCTTCTTCTTCAAACTCACACTGGTAGTAATTCAGCACCTGATCCAAGCCCAGGCCATGGGTAGAAAGCAGAAACTGATCTACTCCAAGATCCGGTTGGAGTGCGCCGGAGGTTCCGAGGCGAACAATATTCAAGGAGGTGTGCTCCGGAAGGATAGTGCGGTTTTGAAGGTCGATGTTTAGGAGTGCGTCCAGTTCATTCAGCACGATGTCAATATTGTCGGTGCCAATACCGGTTGACATGGCCGAAACGGGCATTGTGCCAATCCTGCCTGTGTGGGTAACAAACTCTCTGTTGGTAACCCGGTGATCTACGTGGTCGAAGTATTTCGAAACTTTTTCAACCCTGCCTTGATCGCCAACTACAATGATGTTGGATGCAATTTGATCAGGATGAAGATTGAGGTGATACACGGCACCATTTTCGGTGAGCACCAACTCTGAGGCGGCGAGTTGCCCATCAGTAACTTGTCGAGATACTTTCATTTTCCAAAAGTAGTA
This sequence is a window from Cryomorphaceae bacterium. Protein-coding genes within it:
- a CDS encoding phosphorylase: MKVSRQVTDGQLAASELVLTENGAVYHLNLHPDQIASNIIVVGDQGRVEKVSKYFDHVDHRVTNREFVTHTGRIGTMPVSAMSTGIGTDNIDIVLNELDALLNIDLQNRTILPEHTSLNIVRLGTSGALQPDLGVDQFLLSTHGLGLDQVLNYYQCEFEEEEMELRNAFLGHANWPQDMGSPYVAAAGKNLFERIDGPEMNHGITATACGFYGPQGRMLRIPTRLPRLNEQLSSFAHRGYRITNFEMETSALYGLGGMLGHQTATVCTIIANRMRMEFSRDYHAAVDRMIRVVLERLTSGY